The following are encoded together in the Cervus elaphus chromosome 23, mCerEla1.1, whole genome shotgun sequence genome:
- the LOC122682178 gene encoding ankyrin repeat domain-containing protein 26-like isoform X2 → MKGWQRKCEKLEKENKKLEQEVVKLRSHMELKMIEHPQVEQYKREIEERVRRDLVEKWKEVNLFLQTRAACQEISEQFHEAHIASVRSQMELRIKDLESELSRTETLQDYKKAEMEKYKKLYLEELKVRKSLENELDMNNERLAEMSTELEVEKQQKRSLLSTLSSSPAVTPVGPSPSMGHSLETNTDERIPLGKYCQN, encoded by the exons ATGAAAGGATGGCAAAGGAAGTGTGAGAAActagagaaagagaacaagaagTTGGAGCAAGAAGTAGTGAAACTCAGAAGTCATATGGAACTGAAGATGATAGAACACCCTCAAGTTGAGCAGTATAAACGGGAGATTGAAGAAAGAGTGAGACGGGACCTcgtagagaaatggaaagaagtcaACCTATTTTTGCAG ACACGAGCAGCATGTCAAGAAATCTCAGAGCAGTTCCACGAGGCGCATATTGCTTCCGTAAGAAGTCAGATGGAACTCAGAATTAAAGACTTGGAATCTGAACTATCCAGGACGGAAACTTTACAAGATTATAAGAAAgcagagatggaaaaatataagaaactctACTTAGAGGAACTAAAAGTTAGAAAGTCATTGGAAAATGAACTAGACAT gaATAATGAGAGGCTGGCAGAGATGAGCACCGAACTTGAGGTGGAGAAACAGCAGAAGAGATCTTTACTCAGCACTCTCAGCAGCAG CCCTGCAGTGACCCCTGTGGGACCTTCCCCGTCTATGGGACATAGTTTGGAAACTAACACTGACGAGAG
- the LOC122682178 gene encoding ankyrin repeat domain-containing protein 26-like isoform X1, with translation MKGWQRKCEKLEKENKKLEQEVVKLRSHMELKMIEHPQVEQYKREIEERVRRDLVEKWKEVNLFLQTRAACQEISEQFHEAHIASVRSQMELRIKDLESELSRTETLQDYKKAEMEKYKKLYLEELKVRKSLENELDMNNERLAEMSTELEVEKQQKRSLLSTLSSRSERRVFYLNSTPFKWQRGDFLDQVVHNHFQALLLPPQFFYP, from the exons ATGAAAGGATGGCAAAGGAAGTGTGAGAAActagagaaagagaacaagaagTTGGAGCAAGAAGTAGTGAAACTCAGAAGTCATATGGAACTGAAGATGATAGAACACCCTCAAGTTGAGCAGTATAAACGGGAGATTGAAGAAAGAGTGAGACGGGACCTcgtagagaaatggaaagaagtcaACCTATTTTTGCAG ACACGAGCAGCATGTCAAGAAATCTCAGAGCAGTTCCACGAGGCGCATATTGCTTCCGTAAGAAGTCAGATGGAACTCAGAATTAAAGACTTGGAATCTGAACTATCCAGGACGGAAACTTTACAAGATTATAAGAAAgcagagatggaaaaatataagaaactctACTTAGAGGAACTAAAAGTTAGAAAGTCATTGGAAAATGAACTAGACAT gaATAATGAGAGGCTGGCAGAGATGAGCACCGAACTTGAGGTGGAGAAACAGCAGAAGAGATCTTTACTCAGCACTCTCAGCAGCAG GAGCGAACGTAGGGTTTTCTACCTGAATTCCACGCCGTTCAAATGGCAGCGTGGAGACTTTCTTGACCAAG TGGTTCATAATCATTTCCAGGCTCTGCTGCTCCCACCACAGTTTTTCTACCCCTAA